The proteins below are encoded in one region of Amycolatopsis acidiphila:
- a CDS encoding FAD-binding oxidoreductase: MADKHRISFEPVDIEMEVGEDEKILDAAFRQGIHLMHGCREGQCSACKSYVLDGEIQMERYSTFACNDAEVEEGFVLLCRAHAFSDCTIELLNFDEDELLNSAPLQEIRTEVAEIVPHTHDIVGLKLKPVDPPAYEFKPGQYADLTIPGTDEHRSFSMATTPSTSDHIEFVIKKYPGGVFSSLLDGGIAVGDTIELKGPYGNFTLKSGHVLPLVLMAGGAGMAPVLGLLRHLSETGDTRRIRFYYGARTPADLFYLDEIRALGERLADFEFVVALSESDAGIEDLDVTAEQGMVTDVAEAREPELHRTEVYLCGPPPMVDAALELAARQGVPDDQVFYDKFTTSVRDE; encoded by the coding sequence ATGGCCGACAAGCATCGCATCTCCTTCGAACCGGTCGACATCGAGATGGAGGTCGGCGAGGACGAGAAGATCCTCGACGCCGCGTTCCGCCAAGGCATCCACCTCATGCACGGATGCCGCGAGGGCCAGTGCTCGGCGTGCAAGTCCTACGTACTGGACGGCGAGATCCAGATGGAGCGCTACTCCACCTTCGCCTGCAACGACGCGGAGGTCGAGGAGGGCTTCGTGCTGCTGTGCCGGGCACACGCCTTCAGCGACTGCACCATCGAGCTGCTCAACTTCGACGAGGACGAGCTGCTCAACTCCGCCCCGCTGCAGGAGATCCGGACCGAGGTCGCCGAGATCGTGCCGCACACGCACGACATCGTAGGCCTCAAGCTCAAGCCGGTCGACCCGCCGGCGTACGAGTTCAAGCCAGGCCAGTACGCGGATCTGACCATCCCCGGCACCGACGAGCACCGGTCGTTCTCGATGGCGACGACGCCGTCAACGTCGGACCACATCGAGTTCGTCATCAAGAAGTACCCGGGTGGGGTGTTCTCGTCGCTACTGGACGGGGGCATCGCGGTCGGCGACACGATCGAGCTGAAAGGGCCGTACGGCAACTTCACGCTCAAGAGCGGGCACGTCCTTCCCCTGGTGCTGATGGCGGGCGGGGCGGGGATGGCACCGGTGCTCGGCCTGCTGCGGCACCTGAGCGAAACCGGCGACACCCGCCGGATCCGCTTCTACTACGGCGCCCGCACCCCGGCGGATCTGTTCTACCTGGACGAGATCCGCGCACTGGGTGAACGGCTCGCGGACTTCGAGTTCGTCGTCGCCCTTTCCGAATCGGACGCGGGCATCGAGGACCTCGATGTCACGGCCGAGCAGGGCATGGTCACCGATGTGGCCGAGGCCCGCGAGCCGGAGCTGCACCGGACCGAGGTCTACCTGTGCGGGCCACCGCCCATGGTGGACGCCGCGCTGGAGCTGGCCGCGCGCCAGGGCGTACCCGACGACCAGGTCTTCTACGACAAGTTCACCACATCGGTTCGTGACGAGTAG
- the mimD gene encoding propane 2-monooxygenase effector subunit MimD, giving the protein MQFGSHAGSSNMCGVTLMNTPVGRVVADVMATKEGVSLVEYPSMIRVDGTKLLEFDYDELTEALGQPFDGSIFEEISSTHYGRMVHLDDRTLLFANPEDAADYIGFDLLAHG; this is encoded by the coding sequence ATGCAGTTCGGTTCGCATGCCGGATCCTCGAACATGTGTGGTGTCACGCTGATGAACACCCCGGTGGGGCGGGTCGTCGCCGACGTGATGGCGACCAAGGAGGGCGTCTCGCTGGTCGAGTACCCGTCCATGATCCGGGTCGACGGCACCAAGCTTCTGGAGTTCGACTACGACGAGCTGACCGAGGCACTCGGTCAGCCCTTCGACGGCTCGATCTTCGAAGAGATCAGCTCGACCCACTACGGGCGCATGGTGCACCTGGACGACCGCACGCTGCTGTTCGCCAACCCGGAGGACGCCGCCGACTACATCGGCTTCGACCTGCTCGCACACGGCTGA
- a CDS encoding aromatic/alkene monooxygenase hydroxylase subunit beta, whose translation MASSATPAPKVRSFPKVEFTDSEAGALDFPSSKSRTYNYFKPAKLRATVYEDVTVDVQPDPERHLSQGWIYGFGDGPGGYPQEWTAAKSSNWHAFLDPNEEWEQTIYRNNSAVVRQVALCLENAKRAGGYGNWNTAWQKFISRNLGAWMHAENGMALHVFTSIQRSGPTNMINTAVAVNAAHKMRFAQDLALFNLDLSDSLESFDGSAHKEVWASAEEWQPTRKVVEELTAVGDWAELLFGTNVVFEQLVGQLFRSELVMQISAKNGDYITPTIVGTGEHDYSRDLGYTRALFQLLTRDEKFGASNKELFGQWLAKWVPPCLEAAHALQPIWSQPAEKTVTFADSLAATTEKFTQLLDEIGLDVPKELTK comes from the coding sequence ATGGCGAGCAGCGCAACGCCTGCGCCGAAGGTGCGTAGCTTCCCCAAGGTCGAGTTCACCGACTCCGAAGCCGGTGCCCTGGACTTCCCCAGTTCGAAGAGCCGCACCTACAACTACTTCAAACCGGCCAAGCTGCGGGCGACCGTGTACGAGGACGTGACCGTCGACGTGCAGCCGGACCCCGAGCGGCACCTCAGCCAGGGCTGGATCTACGGCTTCGGCGACGGCCCCGGCGGCTACCCGCAGGAGTGGACGGCCGCGAAATCCTCCAACTGGCATGCCTTCCTCGATCCCAACGAGGAGTGGGAACAGACCATCTACCGCAACAACTCCGCGGTGGTGCGTCAGGTCGCCCTGTGCCTGGAGAACGCCAAGCGCGCGGGTGGCTACGGAAACTGGAACACCGCCTGGCAGAAGTTCATCTCGCGCAACCTCGGTGCCTGGATGCACGCCGAGAACGGGATGGCGCTGCACGTGTTCACCTCGATCCAGCGTTCCGGGCCGACGAACATGATCAACACGGCGGTGGCGGTCAACGCGGCGCACAAGATGCGCTTCGCCCAGGACCTCGCCCTGTTCAACCTGGACCTGTCCGACTCGCTCGAATCGTTCGACGGCTCGGCGCACAAGGAGGTGTGGGCCTCGGCCGAGGAGTGGCAGCCCACCCGCAAGGTCGTCGAGGAGCTGACCGCGGTCGGTGACTGGGCCGAGTTGCTGTTCGGCACCAACGTCGTGTTCGAGCAGCTGGTCGGTCAGCTGTTCCGCTCCGAGCTGGTCATGCAGATCTCGGCCAAGAACGGCGACTACATCACGCCGACCATTGTCGGCACCGGGGAGCACGACTACAGCCGAGACCTCGGCTACACCCGTGCCCTGTTCCAGCTGCTCACCCGCGACGAGAAGTTCGGCGCGAGCAACAAGGAGCTGTTCGGCCAGTGGCTCGCGAAGTGGGTGCCGCCGTGCCTGGAAGCGGCGCACGCGCTGCAGCCGATCTGGTCGCAGCCGGCTGAGAAGACGGTCACGTTCGCCGACTCGCTCGCCGCCACCACGGAGAAGTTCACCCAGCTGCTCGACGAGATCGGGCTCGACGTTCCCAAGGAGTTGACGAAGTGA
- a CDS encoding amidohydrolase family protein, which yields MYEKDGESYYIVDGHVHIWDGRASNHKNVHGKEFIDCFYDYHRNLSPEDVIWDYDTYTYYGAERFMKDLFAEGYVDHAIFQATLLSDFYHNGFGQTEEAFGLARQHPERLTYNHAYDPRNGEAGLEQLRRDAERFNLKGVKLYTAEWHGDSRGYKLDEPWSRRYLEECLELGITNVHVHKGPTIKPLDRDAFDVADIDKVATDYLDLNFIVEHVGLPRLEDFCWIATQESNVYGGLAVAMPFIHARPRYFAQIIGELLYWIGEDRILFGSDYALWTPKWLVEKFVDFQIPEDMPEYPAITPEQKKKILGLNAASLYGLDVPRQFRLPAASGAGV from the coding sequence ATGTACGAAAAGGACGGCGAGAGCTACTACATCGTGGACGGGCACGTTCACATCTGGGACGGCCGTGCGTCGAACCACAAGAACGTGCACGGCAAGGAGTTCATCGACTGCTTCTACGACTACCACCGCAATCTCAGCCCCGAAGACGTCATCTGGGACTACGACACCTACACCTACTACGGCGCCGAGCGGTTCATGAAGGACCTTTTCGCCGAGGGTTATGTCGACCACGCGATCTTCCAGGCGACCCTGCTGTCCGACTTCTACCACAACGGGTTCGGCCAGACCGAGGAAGCGTTCGGGCTCGCCCGGCAGCACCCGGAGAGGCTGACCTACAACCACGCCTACGACCCGCGCAACGGCGAGGCCGGGCTGGAGCAGCTGCGGCGCGACGCCGAGCGGTTCAACCTCAAGGGCGTCAAGCTCTACACCGCGGAATGGCACGGTGACTCGCGCGGCTACAAGTTGGACGAACCGTGGTCGCGCCGCTACCTCGAAGAGTGCCTGGAGCTGGGCATCACCAACGTTCACGTCCACAAGGGACCGACGATCAAGCCGCTGGACCGGGACGCGTTCGATGTCGCAGACATCGACAAGGTCGCCACCGACTACCTCGACCTGAACTTCATCGTGGAGCACGTCGGGCTGCCGCGGCTGGAGGACTTCTGCTGGATCGCCACGCAGGAGTCCAATGTCTACGGCGGACTGGCGGTCGCGATGCCGTTCATCCACGCCCGGCCGCGCTACTTCGCGCAGATCATCGGTGAGCTGCTGTACTGGATCGGCGAGGATCGCATCCTCTTCGGCAGCGACTACGCGCTGTGGACGCCGAAGTGGCTGGTCGAGAAGTTCGTGGACTTCCAGATTCCCGAGGACATGCCGGAGTACCCGGCGATCACCCCGGAACAGAAGAAGAAGATCCTCGGGCTCAACGCGGCCTCGCTGTACGGCCTCGACGTGCCACGACAGTTCCGGCTGCCCGCGGCCTCGGGGGCGGGTGTGTGA